One segment of Rhizobium sp. NXC14 DNA contains the following:
- a CDS encoding UdgX family uracil-DNA binding protein (This protein belongs to the uracil DNA glycosylase superfamily, members of which act in excision repair of DNA. However, it belongs more specifically to UdgX branch, whose founding member was found to bind uracil in DNA (where it does not belong), without cleaving it, appears to promote DNA repair by a pathway involving RecA, rather than base excision.): MNIAASVGPALALEVADAESIAELRRQAEDCTRCDLYRNATQIVFGEGPGKAEIVLVGEQPGDREDITGRPFVGPAGHLLDLCLDEAGLDRQRCYVTNAVKHFKFTPRGKRRLHAKPNAGEIRRCAWWLGAELNILQPKLVVALGASALYALLGPKAKLTPERGHVLQPANHPPVLVTIHPSYLLRIRDGAEQQKQRQAFVSDLHRAAEFQLR; encoded by the coding sequence ATGAACATCGCAGCAAGCGTCGGTCCTGCTTTGGCGCTCGAAGTCGCGGATGCCGAAAGCATTGCCGAACTCCGGCGTCAGGCCGAGGACTGCACCCGCTGTGACCTCTATCGCAATGCGACGCAGATCGTCTTCGGTGAAGGTCCGGGAAAGGCAGAGATCGTCCTTGTCGGCGAGCAGCCCGGTGACCGGGAAGATATCACCGGCAGGCCCTTTGTCGGCCCGGCAGGGCATCTGCTCGACCTCTGTCTCGATGAGGCCGGTCTGGATCGTCAACGCTGCTACGTCACCAATGCCGTCAAGCATTTCAAGTTCACGCCGCGCGGCAAACGGCGGCTGCATGCGAAACCCAATGCCGGCGAGATAAGGCGTTGCGCCTGGTGGCTCGGCGCGGAACTCAACATCCTGCAGCCGAAACTCGTGGTGGCGCTGGGCGCAAGCGCGCTTTACGCGCTTCTCGGGCCGAAGGCGAAATTGACGCCCGAGCGCGGTCATGTCCTTCAGCCTGCAAACCATCCGCCGGTGCTGGTGACTATCCACCCCTCCTATCTCCTGAGAATTCGCGATGGGGCCGAGCAGCAAAAGCAGCGCCAGGCATTCGTGTCAGATCTGCACAGGGCGGCGGAATTTCAACTTCGATGA
- a CDS encoding phosphatidylserine/phosphatidylglycerophosphate/cardiolipin synthase family protein, whose translation MFYLLSTYWPHILFVVSIAMGAAAAIHAAMTKEEVRAAIGWVGVIILSPVVGALLYAIAGINRIRRKSLSIRRDALLLAPGTDELETFDADAETVISQFGRRFAALQTLGDRVTRNPLTSGNTIDMLETGDEAYAAMKSTIDEAERSILLETYIFDRDVIGLRIADALIAAVKRGVTVRVLIDAVGARYSVPSILGHLKEGGVTVAVFNGNVIMGLRLPYANLRTHRKILIVDGRIALTGGMNIRAGFSEEATGETFARDTHFSVTGPVVADLFDLAAEDWRFTTDELLNDEAWRIEPPQRSPGDPILMRVVASGPDRSLETNHKMLMGAFSVARQSIRIMSPYFLPDRELISALVTAARRGVEVDIVVPALNNLMLVDRAMTAQFDQILKNYCRIWRSTGSFSHSKLLTIDGTWAYVGSSNLDPRSLRLNFEVDLEVLNEGFAAEIDEHIEETLKSATLVTLDGLRARPFPVRLIEKVLWLGSPYL comes from the coding sequence ATGTTCTATCTCCTGTCGACTTACTGGCCGCATATCCTCTTTGTCGTTTCGATCGCCATGGGAGCCGCGGCGGCGATCCATGCCGCCATGACCAAGGAGGAGGTGCGCGCGGCAATCGGCTGGGTCGGCGTCATCATCCTCTCGCCTGTTGTCGGTGCGCTGCTTTATGCGATTGCCGGCATCAATCGCATCCGCCGCAAATCGCTGAGCATTCGCCGCGACGCCCTGCTGCTCGCGCCCGGGACCGACGAACTGGAGACGTTCGACGCCGACGCCGAGACCGTGATCAGCCAGTTCGGCCGCCGCTTTGCGGCGCTGCAGACGCTTGGCGACCGCGTCACACGCAACCCGCTGACCTCAGGCAATACAATCGACATGCTGGAGACTGGCGACGAGGCCTATGCCGCGATGAAATCCACCATCGATGAAGCGGAGCGCAGCATCCTGCTCGAAACCTACATCTTCGACCGTGATGTCATCGGCCTGCGCATCGCCGATGCGCTGATTGCCGCGGTGAAACGAGGTGTGACGGTCCGGGTGCTGATCGACGCCGTCGGCGCGCGTTATTCGGTGCCGAGCATTCTTGGCCATCTCAAGGAGGGCGGCGTCACCGTCGCCGTCTTCAACGGCAATGTCATCATGGGTTTACGGCTGCCCTATGCCAATCTGCGCACCCACCGCAAGATCCTGATCGTCGACGGACGCATTGCGCTGACAGGCGGCATGAATATCAGGGCGGGTTTCAGCGAGGAGGCGACGGGCGAGACCTTTGCCCGTGATACGCATTTCAGCGTCACCGGCCCGGTCGTCGCCGATCTCTTCGATCTTGCCGCCGAAGACTGGCGGTTCACCACCGACGAACTGTTGAACGACGAGGCCTGGCGTATCGAACCGCCGCAGCGCAGCCCCGGCGACCCCATCCTGATGCGCGTCGTCGCTTCGGGACCGGACCGCAGCCTCGAAACCAACCACAAGATGCTGATGGGCGCCTTTTCTGTTGCGCGTCAATCGATCCGCATCATGTCGCCCTATTTCCTGCCGGACCGCGAACTTATCAGCGCCCTGGTGACGGCGGCGCGGCGCGGCGTTGAAGTCGATATCGTCGTACCGGCTCTCAACAATCTCATGCTGGTCGATCGGGCGATGACGGCGCAATTCGATCAGATTCTCAAAAATTATTGCCGCATCTGGCGCTCGACCGGCAGCTTCAGCCATTCGAAGCTTTTGACGATCGACGGCACCTGGGCCTATGTCGGCTCCTCCAACCTCGATCCACGTTCGCTCAGGCTGAATTTCGAGGTCGACCTCGAAGTGCTGAATGAGGGCTTTGCCGCCGAAATCGACGAGCATATCGAAGAAACCCTGAAATCGGCAACGCTGGTGACGCTGGACGGCTTACGCGCGCGGCCCTTCCCGGTGCGGCTCATTGAGAAGGTGCTGTGGCTTGGTTCGCCCTATCTCTGA
- a CDS encoding endonuclease/exonuclease/phosphatase family protein — translation MHARKDSLPASILASIRSRKKRLDAAHMEARPRSAGTLIASYNVHKCVGTDRRFDPERTSRVIHEIGADVIALQEADTRFGERTGILDLGRLERETGLIPVPIAGMAKAHGWHGNVVLFKKGLVHDVHQVKLPGLEPRGALVVEIELEEGGALRIIAAHFGLLRHSRAQQARTLVELINDRHEMPTILLGDLNEWRLGDRSSLNTFQSAFGELPPAVPSFPAGLPLLALDRIIANRKGIISEVEAHDTPLARIASDHLPIKALVDLKSVAG, via the coding sequence ATGCACGCCAGGAAAGACAGTCTTCCCGCCAGCATTCTCGCCTCGATCAGGAGCAGGAAAAAGCGGCTTGACGCAGCGCATATGGAGGCAAGGCCGCGTAGCGCCGGAACGTTGATCGCTTCCTACAATGTCCACAAGTGTGTCGGTACCGACCGCCGCTTCGATCCGGAGCGGACCAGCCGGGTGATCCATGAAATCGGCGCCGACGTGATCGCGCTGCAGGAGGCCGACACACGTTTCGGCGAGCGCACGGGCATACTCGATCTCGGCCGGCTGGAGCGGGAGACGGGGCTGATCCCTGTGCCGATCGCCGGCATGGCGAAGGCGCATGGCTGGCACGGCAATGTCGTGCTGTTCAAGAAGGGGCTGGTGCATGATGTGCACCAGGTGAAACTGCCGGGGCTGGAGCCGCGCGGCGCCCTCGTCGTCGAAATCGAGCTGGAAGAGGGCGGCGCGCTGCGGATCATCGCCGCGCATTTTGGCCTGTTGCGCCACAGCAGAGCCCAGCAGGCCCGGACCCTCGTCGAACTGATCAACGACAGGCATGAGATGCCGACCATCCTGCTCGGCGACCTCAACGAATGGCGGCTCGGCGACCGCTCGTCGCTGAACACATTCCAATCCGCCTTCGGCGAGTTGCCGCCCGCCGTGCCGAGTTTTCCCGCCGGCCTGCCGCTGCTGGCGCTCGACCGCATCATCGCCAACCGCAAGGGCATCATCTCCGAGGTGGAGGCGCATGATACACCGCTCGCCCGCATCGCCTCGGATCATTTGCCGATCAAGGCGCTGGTCGATCTGAAATCAGTGGCCGGTTAG
- a CDS encoding HAMP domain-containing methyl-accepting chemotaxis protein, translating to MVHGLMWRARIQTKVLALLAPFVISLCAVGLTGYYASSLLEGRMEISNHILQSLNGFKLVSSSMTGFLMKPSQEARDTALADAREQLANLKQTIETLRPTTDVGLLDRALDQSQIIPQKIEAIWQIETGQQKILSDVDAASAALLDLQGQVGKRSFMLMASAKKMENANKSGLSNAVSITAAASVATKLSNDYTNATTSADKLSLLAKYAPDLQKTREQLSPAIGTDREALATQYAAAVDAILNASKASPDTLDVPTTDTAIANLAAIGDSLKTIGDDLMRTSVLALAASDKDISQATNVGNQLRAIVNSNNEIRVGFAELAGKPDDARVKKVQQSIYMYQTELGRLAGVVTDDPVFAEIPKKAQPVLDLLAANAAALSDGALRKLAEFDRAAEQIDNTWNLLAQFAETQKQNAGQDRQQANRISGGAIVIGILIAMAAGAALVFTLKGPIAQITAAMRKIAEGRLDTTITGETRADEIGEMARALSVFKQNALSKVEMEQQAEIARREAESERARNELERRNAQVQVDAAIEALAEGLTRLSRGQLNFAIDTPFAPDLDRIRTDFNMSVEGLRETLREIRETSSLISNNGRQMAEAVDDLASRTEKQAAALEETAAAVEEISSAVNTSSGRAAAALALVQRAKQGADASASVVQNAVSAMGRIEDASGKIVQIVSAIDSIAFQTNLLALNAGVEAARAGEAGKGFAVVAQEVRELAQRSARAAKEIGELINNSVREVASGSEFVGRTGHALMEISSEIVHIVGHIELIAASSRDQATTLNSINASVNDIDRMTQQNAAMVEETNAATQQLSSEALALTEMIARFQLEGPESPASKGYEAAA from the coding sequence ATGGTACATGGGTTGATGTGGCGGGCTCGCATTCAGACGAAGGTGCTCGCGCTTTTGGCGCCATTCGTCATTAGCCTATGCGCAGTAGGGTTGACGGGGTACTACGCGTCGAGCCTTCTCGAAGGTCGGATGGAGATCTCCAACCATATTTTGCAGTCTCTGAACGGGTTCAAGCTTGTTTCTTCAAGCATGACCGGCTTTCTGATGAAGCCGTCGCAGGAAGCTCGTGACACCGCGCTTGCGGACGCCCGAGAGCAATTGGCAAACCTGAAGCAGACGATCGAGACTCTAAGGCCGACGACCGATGTGGGGCTTCTCGACCGCGCGCTCGATCAGTCGCAAATCATCCCGCAAAAGATCGAAGCGATCTGGCAAATCGAAACGGGACAGCAGAAAATTCTCAGCGACGTGGACGCTGCTTCCGCGGCGCTTCTTGACCTGCAAGGGCAGGTGGGCAAGCGCTCGTTCATGCTGATGGCGAGTGCGAAAAAGATGGAAAATGCCAACAAGAGCGGCCTCAGCAACGCCGTCTCCATCACCGCGGCCGCCAGTGTTGCGACAAAACTTAGCAATGATTATACGAACGCTACAACGTCGGCTGACAAGCTTAGCCTTCTAGCCAAATATGCGCCCGATTTGCAGAAGACAAGGGAGCAGCTTTCGCCTGCGATAGGGACCGACAGAGAAGCCCTCGCAACGCAGTATGCCGCTGCGGTAGATGCCATCCTTAACGCTTCGAAGGCGTCGCCAGACACTTTGGATGTCCCGACAACGGATACCGCCATCGCTAATCTTGCTGCTATTGGGGACAGTCTCAAGACAATAGGCGACGATCTGATGCGGACCTCAGTACTCGCGCTTGCCGCGTCGGACAAGGATATCTCTCAGGCGACGAATGTCGGCAACCAACTGCGTGCTATCGTTAACAGCAATAACGAGATCCGCGTCGGCTTCGCCGAGCTTGCTGGCAAGCCAGACGACGCGCGAGTGAAGAAAGTCCAGCAATCAATCTACATGTATCAGACCGAGCTCGGCCGTCTCGCCGGCGTGGTGACCGACGATCCGGTTTTTGCCGAGATTCCGAAGAAGGCTCAACCCGTTCTCGATCTGCTTGCGGCGAACGCGGCAGCGCTCTCCGACGGTGCGCTCCGCAAGCTTGCTGAGTTCGACCGCGCCGCGGAGCAGATCGACAACACCTGGAACCTGCTTGCGCAGTTCGCCGAGACGCAGAAGCAAAATGCTGGACAGGATCGTCAACAGGCCAATAGGATATCCGGCGGCGCGATTGTCATTGGCATCCTAATTGCCATGGCCGCAGGTGCCGCGCTGGTCTTCACACTGAAGGGACCTATCGCCCAGATTACCGCAGCGATGCGCAAGATCGCCGAGGGAAGGCTCGACACCACAATAACCGGCGAGACACGGGCCGACGAAATCGGGGAAATGGCCCGTGCGCTTTCGGTCTTCAAACAAAATGCGCTGTCGAAAGTCGAAATGGAACAACAGGCCGAGATCGCGCGTCGTGAGGCAGAATCTGAGCGCGCCCGCAACGAACTCGAGCGACGTAACGCACAGGTTCAGGTTGATGCCGCAATCGAGGCGCTGGCGGAAGGGCTCACGCGGCTGTCGCGCGGGCAGTTGAATTTTGCGATCGATACGCCCTTTGCCCCTGATCTCGATCGGATCCGCACCGATTTCAACATGTCGGTGGAGGGTCTCAGAGAGACCCTCCGCGAGATCCGTGAGACGTCTTCCCTCATTAGCAATAATGGCCGCCAGATGGCGGAAGCTGTCGATGACTTGGCCAGTCGGACTGAAAAGCAGGCGGCTGCTCTTGAAGAAACCGCAGCGGCTGTGGAGGAGATTTCTTCCGCCGTCAACACCTCTTCAGGACGGGCAGCAGCAGCGCTGGCGCTTGTCCAACGCGCCAAACAGGGCGCCGACGCCTCGGCTTCGGTGGTCCAAAACGCAGTATCGGCTATGGGACGGATCGAGGACGCGTCGGGCAAGATCGTACAGATTGTCAGCGCCATCGATTCTATCGCTTTCCAGACCAATCTCTTGGCCCTGAATGCGGGAGTCGAAGCGGCGAGAGCGGGTGAGGCCGGCAAGGGCTTTGCAGTCGTGGCTCAGGAAGTGCGGGAGCTGGCGCAGCGATCGGCTCGCGCAGCCAAGGAAATCGGCGAGCTCATCAACAATTCTGTTCGAGAGGTTGCGTCGGGCTCCGAGTTCGTCGGCCGCACTGGCCACGCGCTGATGGAGATTTCCAGCGAGATCGTCCACATCGTCGGCCATATTGAACTGATCGCCGCGTCAAGCCGCGATCAAGCGACGACACTCAATTCAATCAATGCGTCGGTGAACGATATTGATCGTATGACGCAGCAAAATGCGGCGATGGTGGAAGAGACCAATGCCGCCACGCAACAGCTATCGTCAGAGGCGCTCGCACTTACCGAGATGATCGCACGCTTTCAGCTTGAAGGACCTGAGAGCCCGGCTTCTAAAGGCTACGAGGCCGCCGCATGA
- a CDS encoding FadR/GntR family transcriptional regulator produces the protein MKANRSDRPVIRPLPVMDRARQVTDALADYVEEARLQAGDRLPAERELMAALAVGRSTIREAIRHFQALGVIETRKGSGTYLLKPVSRATIHMPLSFDAVHLRDALLQTLEVRRGIECEAGMVAARRRTTRDLVVIEEKLNEMERVHLEKGTSGPEDLAFHLAVYDATHNPLFRQLLEQMRETFERFWEHPFDRQDFARRSFPFHRTLFNAIAARDPEAARAETLKILDIVEEDIKEMSK, from the coding sequence ATGAAGGCAAATCGTAGCGACAGGCCGGTGATCCGGCCGCTTCCCGTCATGGACCGGGCGCGTCAGGTGACCGATGCGCTGGCGGATTATGTGGAGGAAGCGCGGTTGCAGGCGGGTGATCGGCTGCCGGCCGAGCGGGAGCTGATGGCGGCCCTTGCCGTCGGCCGTTCGACCATTCGCGAGGCGATCCGGCATTTCCAGGCGCTCGGCGTCATCGAGACGCGCAAGGGGAGCGGCACCTATCTGTTGAAGCCGGTATCCAGGGCGACGATCCATATGCCGCTGTCCTTTGACGCGGTTCATCTGCGCGATGCGTTGCTGCAGACGCTGGAGGTCCGCCGCGGAATCGAATGCGAGGCGGGCATGGTTGCCGCCCGGCGGCGCACGACAAGAGACCTCGTCGTCATCGAGGAGAAGCTCAACGAGATGGAACGGGTGCACCTGGAGAAGGGCACATCCGGGCCGGAGGATCTCGCCTTCCATCTCGCCGTCTACGACGCCACCCACAACCCGCTGTTTCGCCAGCTGCTCGAGCAGATGCGCGAGACATTCGAGCGCTTCTGGGAGCATCCGTTCGACCGGCAGGATTTCGCCCGCCGGTCCTTTCCCTTTCACCGCACGCTTTTCAACGCGATCGCTGCCCGCGATCCGGAGGCGGCGCGCGCGGAGACATTGAAAATTCTCGATATTGTCGAGGAAGACATCAAGGAAATGTCCAAATGA
- a CDS encoding PLP-dependent transferase — protein MSNGADPFDLASLITAHDDGNFADAVVPPIFQTSLFTFSDYDEMITVYRGEKVRPTYTRGLNPTVRAFEEMLAKLEGAEDALGFASGMAAISSAVLSFVEPGDRIVAVKHVYPDAFRLFGTILKRMKIEVTYVDGRDEEAVARALPGAKLLYLESPTSWVMEAHDVGALAALAKRHGVVSMIDNSWASPFFQRPLTLGVEIVIHSASKYLGGHSDVVAGVVAGPKEMIARIKAEAYPYLGGKLSPFDAWLLIRGLRTLPLRMKAHEASALEIARRLQKLEVVETVCHPGLANRLPAGLNGTSGLFSFIFRDGVDIRAFADHLKLFKLGVSWGGHESLIVPGEVVLQQKAQPNSAQTFGIHARSVRLHVGLEGTEALWRDIEEALAAASQS, from the coding sequence ATGAGCAACGGCGCAGATCCGTTCGATCTTGCTTCCCTCATCACCGCCCATGACGACGGCAACTTCGCCGACGCCGTCGTGCCGCCGATCTTCCAGACCTCGCTTTTCACCTTTTCTGATTACGACGAGATGATCACCGTCTATCGCGGCGAGAAGGTGCGGCCGACCTATACGCGCGGGCTGAACCCGACGGTGCGCGCCTTCGAGGAAATGCTGGCCAAGCTCGAAGGTGCGGAGGATGCGCTGGGTTTTGCGAGCGGCATGGCGGCGATCTCCTCGGCGGTGCTGAGCTTCGTCGAACCGGGCGACCGCATCGTCGCCGTGAAGCATGTCTATCCCGATGCCTTCCGCCTGTTCGGCACCATCCTCAAGCGGATGAAGATCGAGGTGACTTATGTCGACGGGCGCGACGAGGAAGCCGTCGCGAGGGCGCTGCCCGGCGCCAAGCTCCTCTACCTGGAAAGCCCGACGAGCTGGGTGATGGAGGCCCATGACGTCGGTGCGCTCGCGGCGCTCGCCAAGCGCCATGGCGTCGTCTCGATGATCGACAACAGCTGGGCAAGCCCGTTCTTCCAGCGGCCGCTGACGCTCGGCGTCGAGATCGTCATCCATTCCGCCTCGAAATATCTCGGCGGCCACAGCGATGTGGTGGCGGGCGTCGTCGCCGGCCCGAAGGAAATGATCGCGCGCATCAAGGCTGAGGCCTATCCCTATCTCGGCGGCAAGCTTTCGCCGTTCGATGCCTGGCTGCTGATCCGCGGCCTGCGCACGCTTCCGCTGCGCATGAAGGCGCATGAGGCATCGGCGCTTGAAATCGCCAGGCGCCTGCAGAAGCTCGAGGTGGTGGAGACGGTCTGCCATCCCGGGCTTGCCAACCGCCTGCCCGCGGGGCTCAACGGCACCTCGGGCCTGTTCTCGTTCATCTTCCGCGACGGCGTCGATATCCGCGCCTTTGCCGACCATCTTAAGCTGTTCAAACTGGGTGTAAGCTGGGGTGGGCATGAAAGCCTGATCGTACCAGGCGAGGTCGTGCTTCAGCAGAAGGCACAGCCGAACTCCGCGCAAACCTTCGGCATCCATGCGCGATCCGTACGCCTCCATGTCGGCCTTGAAGGAACCGAGGCGCTGTGGAGGGACATCGAGGAGGCGCTCGCCGCCGCCTCACAATCCTGA
- a CDS encoding sugar ABC transporter substrate-binding protein, producing the protein MKKLIISTFFASMMAGTAFADTTLKLVEVITSPERTETLKSIVGKFEAANPGTKVDIISLPWNEAFQKFATMVSAGDVPDVMEMPDTWLSLYANNGMLESLEPYLEKWEHTKELTPRALELGRDVKNTAYMLPYGFYLRAMFYNKKLLSEAGVAAPPKTLEEFTAASEKVSKLPGKYGYCMRGGPGGLNGWMIFAATMAGDNKYFKEDGTSTMNSPGWAKGIEWMVDLYKKGYAPKDSVNWGFNEVVAGFYSGTCAFLDQDPDALIAIAERMKKDDFGVAPLPKGPDGKSFPTIGYGGWSMFSTSANKDLSWKLIATLEGPEGNIEWNKRIGALPAYTAAEKDPFYAGDQFKGWFEELADPNTVPTVMPTYLEEFAFFKDSLAIKTSQQALLGDISAKDLADQWADYLTKAQQKFLAKK; encoded by the coding sequence ATGAAAAAACTAATAATCTCGACGTTCTTTGCTTCGATGATGGCCGGTACGGCCTTTGCCGATACGACGCTCAAGCTTGTTGAAGTCATCACCAGCCCGGAGCGCACCGAAACGCTGAAATCAATCGTCGGCAAGTTCGAGGCCGCCAATCCCGGCACCAAGGTCGATATCATCTCGCTGCCCTGGAACGAAGCCTTCCAGAAATTCGCGACCATGGTCTCGGCCGGTGACGTGCCCGATGTGATGGAGATGCCCGATACCTGGCTGTCGCTCTATGCCAATAACGGCATGCTCGAAAGCCTCGAGCCCTATCTCGAAAAATGGGAGCACACCAAGGAGCTGACGCCGCGCGCGCTCGAGCTCGGCCGCGACGTCAAGAACACCGCCTACATGCTGCCCTATGGCTTCTATCTCAGGGCAATGTTCTACAACAAGAAGCTGCTTTCGGAGGCTGGTGTCGCCGCGCCGCCGAAGACGCTCGAGGAGTTTACTGCCGCGTCCGAAAAGGTCTCCAAGCTGCCGGGCAAATATGGCTACTGCATGCGCGGCGGCCCGGGCGGCCTCAATGGCTGGATGATCTTTGCCGCCACGATGGCCGGCGACAACAAGTACTTCAAGGAAGACGGCACCTCGACCATGAACAGCCCCGGCTGGGCAAAGGGTATCGAGTGGATGGTCGATCTCTACAAGAAGGGCTATGCGCCGAAGGACAGCGTCAACTGGGGCTTCAACGAAGTCGTCGCCGGCTTCTATTCCGGCACCTGCGCCTTCCTCGACCAGGATCCGGATGCGCTGATCGCCATTGCCGAACGCATGAAGAAGGACGATTTCGGCGTTGCGCCGCTGCCGAAGGGGCCCGACGGCAAGTCCTTCCCGACCATCGGCTATGGCGGCTGGTCGATGTTTTCGACGAGCGCCAACAAGGATCTCTCCTGGAAGCTGATCGCGACCCTCGAAGGGCCGGAAGGCAATATCGAGTGGAACAAGCGCATCGGCGCCCTGCCGGCCTATACGGCGGCCGAGAAGGATCCCTTCTATGCCGGTGACCAGTTCAAGGGCTGGTTCGAGGAGCTGGCGGATCCGAACACCGTGCCGACCGTGATGCCGACCTATCTGGAGGAGTTCGCCTTCTTCAAGGATTCGCTCGCGATCAAGACCTCGCAACAGGCCTTGCTCGGCGATATCTCGGCGAAGGACCTGGCTGACCAGTGGGCGGATTATCTGACCAAGGCGCAGCAGAAGTTCCTGGCCAAAAAGTAA
- a CDS encoding sugar ABC transporter permease, with protein MTISADMLDMRRDRRPWLRRLADASEPYLYSAPSLILIIAVMLVPLTLGLSYAFRDIQLLNPFSGGFIGLEHFRELSSDAAFYGALRNTLWWTGASVVLQFIFGLILALLLDKPFPGRAIAQALVFLPWAVPSFLAGLNWAWLFNPVIGPIPHWLFALGLMHEPGNILSDPDHAMWGPIVANVWWGIPFFAITLLAALQAIPRDLYEAASIDGAGWFQRFRSITLPFLAPTIAITVLLRTVWISNFADLIVVMTNGGPADRTQIVASYIFTTAFKRLDFGYASAIALVLLALLLAYSMLIILLRQTLLNKD; from the coding sequence ATGACCATTTCCGCCGATATGCTCGACATGCGTCGCGACCGCAGGCCGTGGCTGCGCCGTCTTGCCGATGCTTCGGAGCCCTATCTCTACAGCGCGCCGTCGCTGATCCTGATCATTGCGGTGATGCTGGTGCCGCTGACGCTCGGGCTGTCCTATGCCTTCCGCGATATTCAGCTGCTCAACCCCTTTTCCGGCGGCTTCATCGGGCTCGAGCATTTTCGCGAGTTGTCGAGCGACGCGGCTTTTTACGGTGCGCTGAGGAACACGCTGTGGTGGACCGGCGCATCCGTCGTCTTGCAATTCATCTTCGGCCTCATTCTGGCGTTGCTGCTCGACAAGCCGTTCCCGGGCCGCGCGATCGCGCAGGCGCTGGTCTTCCTGCCCTGGGCGGTGCCGTCCTTTCTCGCAGGTCTCAACTGGGCCTGGCTGTTCAATCCGGTCATCGGGCCGATCCCGCACTGGCTCTTCGCGCTCGGGCTGATGCATGAGCCGGGCAACATTCTATCCGATCCCGATCATGCGATGTGGGGGCCGATCGTCGCCAATGTCTGGTGGGGCATTCCGTTTTTTGCCATCACCCTGCTTGCCGCTCTGCAGGCCATCCCGCGCGATCTCTACGAGGCGGCCTCTATCGATGGTGCCGGCTGGTTCCAGCGTTTCCGCTCGATCACCCTGCCGTTTCTCGCGCCGACGATCGCCATCACCGTGCTCTTGCGCACCGTGTGGATCTCCAACTTCGCCGATCTCATCGTCGTCATGACCAATGGCGGGCCGGCCGACCGGACGCAGATCGTCGCGAGCTACATCTTCACCACGGCCTTCAAGCGGCTCGATTTCGGTTACGCCTCGGCGATCGCGCTGGTGCTGCTGGCACTGCTGCTTGCCTATTCGATGCTGATCATCCTGCTGCGGCAGACGCTGCTGAACAAGGATTGA
- a CDS encoding carbohydrate ABC transporter permease, translating to MKRSLIPTIAHRLAILCYIAFALFPLFWLLKVSVTPNDLLYTEGVRMWPSRTSWDHYAFVLQHSAFPTFFKNSLIVSASTAVTVTICASLSGYALSRFNFRAKYWIVALMLLTQMFPLVMLVAPIFKILSPLHLTNSLTGLVIVYTAFNVPFATFLMQSFFDGIPKDLEEAAMIDGATQFTAFRQIILPLTLPGIAATLGFVFTAAWSELLFALMLINGNDAATFPVGLLTFVSKFSVDFGQMMAAGVMALIPAGLFFLLIQRYLVQGLTAGAVKG from the coding sequence ATGAAACGATCCCTCATCCCAACGATCGCGCACCGTCTGGCGATCCTCTGCTATATCGCTTTCGCTCTCTTCCCGCTGTTCTGGCTGCTCAAGGTCTCGGTGACGCCGAACGATCTGCTCTATACCGAGGGCGTGCGGATGTGGCCGTCGCGCACCAGCTGGGATCACTATGCTTTCGTGCTGCAGCACAGCGCCTTTCCGACCTTCTTCAAAAACAGCCTGATCGTCTCGGCCTCGACGGCGGTGACGGTGACGATCTGCGCCTCGCTTTCCGGCTATGCGCTGTCGCGCTTCAATTTTCGGGCGAAATACTGGATCGTCGCGCTGATGCTGCTGACCCAGATGTTCCCGCTCGTCATGCTGGTCGCGCCGATCTTCAAGATCCTGTCGCCTCTGCATCTGACCAACAGCCTGACCGGCCTCGTCATCGTCTACACCGCCTTCAACGTGCCTTTCGCCACCTTCCTGATGCAGTCCTTCTTCGACGGCATTCCCAAGGATCTCGAAGAGGCGGCGATGATCGACGGGGCGACGCAGTTCACCGCGTTTCGCCAGATCATCCTGCCGCTGACGCTGCCCGGCATCGCCGCGACGCTCGGCTTCGTCTTTACCGCCGCCTGGAGCGAACTGCTCTTCGCGCTGATGCTGATCAACGGCAATGACGCGGCGACCTTCCCCGTCGGGCTTCTCACCTTCGTTTCGAAATTCTCGGTGGATTTCGGACAGATGATGGCGGCGGGCGTCATGGCGCTCATTCCGGCCGGCCTCTTCTTCCTGCTCATCCAGCGTTATCTCGTCCAGGGCCTGACGGCCGGCGCGGTCAAGGGTTAA